The Nitrospiraceae bacterium region CATCCCAACCCTGGTGAACCAAGAGATGCGCCTTTTCCCGCACAAACACCGCTTATAGTCCTTCCAAGCCTGCCTAATTATCTCTTTGCAGGGCCGCCTGGTTGATCCTCGAATGCGCGCGTCGAACACAGTTTGCCTTCCCTCCCTCTCGCCTTCCTTCTTGACACCTCCCAGCGGACAGCCTAGCCTTCGGCAATACTAAGACTGTGAAAAGAGAGAGTAAGTGGTTTTAGCCTATGGGGGGGACGACCATGCCGCGCATGCCATTGATTGCTTTCGTCATTGCTCTCCTAGCTGTGCCGGGCGGCGTGTGGAGTGCTGACAGCACAACACCGGAGATACCGACTCTGACCGTGGTTGGGACCGGCAGCGTGACGGCTGCTCCTGATTCGGCGTTCGTGACTGTGGGGATGGATTCGGCGGGCAGGTCGCTGGCGGAGGCGCAGCGCCAGAACTCTGCCGTGATCCAAAAAGTCTTGGAGCGTCTCAAAGAGTTGAAGATTGAGAAGGAACGCATCCAAACCTCCGCATTTACCGTGTCACCTCAGTACAAGTCGACATCCCGACGGTCTGCCGACGCTTCCCCAGCGCCGCCGGAGATCGTCGGGTACACCGTCAGTAACACCTTGACGGTCGAAGTGCGCGAAATCGACAAGGTGGCGTCCGTGATCGAAGAATCCTTGTCAGCTGGCGCCAACCACTTTCAAGGATTGCGATGGGCCTTGCGGGATGAACAACAGGCGCGCCTCAACGCGCTGAAGATCGCAGCCGGCAAGGCGCGCGAGAAGGCGACGGCGTTGAGCGAAGCGGTGAATGTGAAACTCGGCCGGCTCGTGAACGTGACGGAAGGCACCCACGTCGTCGCCCCCATGCCTCGTGTCGGCCGAGCCATGGCTGCCATGGAAGGGGCGGGCGGTGAAGTCCCCATCTCATCCGGGGAGATGAGGGTTGAGGCGACGGTCACATTAATTTATGAGATCGCGCGGTAGTCGGGCCGGTCTTACCTGGCAGGTCCCGTCAGGCCGTCGAGGATATGCGGCAGGTTTTCGGCGTTGGGGTGGTTTTTCATCGTCTGGGCAATATCGTCGAGCAGGGGACCGGCCTCGGGGTTGAGGGCTCGTAACTTTTGCTCCAGATTGCCCGCCGTCAATTCCTCCTGGATCTGCTCCTATGTCAGCTTCCCTTCTTTCAGGTCTTGTTGCAGAATCTTTCCGAGCTGCTGAATTTTCACCATCACATCCGGCGGCAGCTCGCTCATCAATTTTAGGATGTCGGCCTGCTTCTGTGCGCCGATCGGCGTTTGCGCCAGGACAGAGGGCTGCCAGGAGCACCAGAGTGTGAGGAACAGGAGCAAGGTCCAGGTCTTCATGATCCCCTCCTATGGCCGTGCGGCGTGGTGTCGTGAGCCCACATGGCTCCCACCAGTATCTCAACGACTTTTCCGATTGTCAGCTTATTCTCAATTTATCAGAGGAAGAGCGAGAAGCCCGGAAGCGAGGCGTTCCGGCACAGCGCGCCGCGTTCGCTAGAAGTTCGTCTCGAGACTTGAGGGCGTTTTATTGAGGACAGTGGCGGCAGCGCGGGAGAGGGCGGCGTCCTGTTCGTGGCCGAGGGTATAGATGCGGAACTGGATGAGCCTGGTGGGAAGAAGATCCAGAAATTCTTCGAGCGGATCGGTCGAGACTCCTTTGGTCCCTGGGTCGTAGACGTAAAGAGGATTGCCGCGGCGATCCTTCGGGTCCGGTCGGGGATCGAGCGGTGCCATGTCGACGCGGAAGGCGGTCTTCTGCAACGGAGCCGACAGTTCCTTCCTGATCTGCTTTTCAAAATGCTCGTGGCTGGGGAAATCCATCCCCCGCTCCTGCCCCTTTTCCTTGAGCACCGTACTGTAGGCCATCTTCCATTTGATGTCGCGGCCGAGGATGCGCGACCATTCGTCGCCCAACCGCCGTTCCGCCGCATGGCGCGAGGTCTTCCAGTTCCGCACCTGTTCCAGGAGCGACCAGTCGGTCAGCGTGATGTACTCATCCATCTTCTTGCGTGGGTCGTGGGGGAAGAGCAGCTTCATCGTGTCGCCGAAGATGTCGCGCAAGTGAATGTCGATAGCCCTCGTCGTCCGGTGGAAATAGACGTTCGAGTACAGATACATGCGGGTGTTGAGAAACATCTGCAGCGCGGGGAGGCCGGTCTTGTGAATCGTGAAGCCCTTGTCGGTGATGATCGTGTAGTGAATGAGGCGGCTGAGATCCACGGGACCGACGGCGACGCCGCACATGTAGGAATCGCGCAGGACATAGTCGAGGTTGTCCGCGGTGTAGCTTCCGGAAATCACCGGCTGGAGCATGTTCAGCCAGCGGGGGATGCGCGAGTTGTCTTTGCTCTTTTCCTTCAGGATCACGTGGGCGATCTGATCAGGGTCTAATTCCTCGCCCTTCGCGAAGGGGCCTGAGGGACTGCGCCGAATCTTGCGAATGGTCGATCCGAGATGCTCGCGGATGATGATCTGCCCGAGTTTTTCATGGCTGGAGTGCAGCGCGTGCAGATAGTTGTCGTCGAAAAAGTGACAAAAGGGGCCGTGGCCGATGTCGTGCACGAGCGCGGTGATGCGGAGGAATTCTTCGACATAGTTGGCGGAGGGGACGTCCTTGGCCGCCTTTTTGAGGAAGGGATAGAGATGGCGGGCGAACCGGCCCGCCACGTGCATGGTGCCGAGTGAATGGACGAAGCGGCTGTGTTCCGCCGAGGGATAGACCCAGCGGGCGCTTTGGAGTTGATAGATGTAGCGGAGTCGCTGCACCCAAGGCGAATCGATCAGATCTTTTTCGGTCTGTTCATGCTGGTCCGGGTTGGCGTAGGGGACGGTGAACGAGACGTAGTGGTGAATCGGATCGGCGATGAGCGCCGAGCCGTCATAGGGCGCGTTGGATGGATGATCGGATGGCTGCATACCGATGCCGCACATCCATCTTAGCCCAGCGGATCATGAGGCGGCAATGGCTCTTCCGGAGGAATCGGATGTGCGTGGCGATACTTGCTGATGAGATAGTGGGCCACTGGATAGGAGAGGGCTGCCCCGATGAAGCTGAGGACGAATCCGCCGACGGCGAAGGGGACCGCATAGGGCATGACCTGCTCGTAGATGGCGGAAAAACTCAGGTCGTGCCAATCGAAAGCCGGGGTGTCAGACCGGCCCAAGAGGACTGCACCGGTCCAGTACGTGGCGCCGAGGAACGGGACAAGGGTCCAGGGATTGTTGATGGATG contains the following coding sequences:
- a CDS encoding DUF2062 domain-containing protein encodes the protein MAAIPSIRTLLRHILHLRESPQRTAVAFAVGVWIAFCPLYGFHTILVGLCTFVFGLNFLALFAGASINNPWTLVPFLGATYWTGAVLLGRSDTPAFDWHDLSFSAIYEQVMPYAVPFAVGGFVLSFIGAALSYPVAHYLISKYRHAHPIPPEEPLPPHDPLG
- a CDS encoding SIMPL domain-containing protein (The SIMPL domain is named for its presence in mouse protein SIMPL (signalling molecule that associates with mouse pelle-like kinase). Bacterial member BP26, from Brucella, was shown to assemble into a channel-like structure, while YggE from E. coli has been associated with resistance to oxidative stress.), giving the protein MPRMPLIAFVIALLAVPGGVWSADSTTPEIPTLTVVGTGSVTAAPDSAFVTVGMDSAGRSLAEAQRQNSAVIQKVLERLKELKIEKERIQTSAFTVSPQYKSTSRRSADASPAPPEIVGYTVSNTLTVEVREIDKVASVIEESLSAGANHFQGLRWALRDEQQARLNALKIAAGKAREKATALSEAVNVKLGRLVNVTEGTHVVAPMPRVGRAMAAMEGAGGEVPISSGEMRVEATVTLIYEIAR
- a CDS encoding HD domain-containing protein, whose product is MCGIGMQPSDHPSNAPYDGSALIADPIHHYVSFTVPYANPDQHEQTEKDLIDSPWVQRLRYIYQLQSARWVYPSAEHSRFVHSLGTMHVAGRFARHLYPFLKKAAKDVPSANYVEEFLRITALVHDIGHGPFCHFFDDNYLHALHSSHEKLGQIIIREHLGSTIRKIRRSPSGPFAKGEELDPDQIAHVILKEKSKDNSRIPRWLNMLQPVISGSYTADNLDYVLRDSYMCGVAVGPVDLSRLIHYTIITDKGFTIHKTGLPALQMFLNTRMYLYSNVYFHRTTRAIDIHLRDIFGDTMKLLFPHDPRKKMDEYITLTDWSLLEQVRNWKTSRHAAERRLGDEWSRILGRDIKWKMAYSTVLKEKGQERGMDFPSHEHFEKQIRKELSAPLQKTAFRVDMAPLDPRPDPKDRRGNPLYVYDPGTKGVSTDPLEEFLDLLPTRLIQFRIYTLGHEQDAALSRAAATVLNKTPSSLETNF